A window of Sodalis praecaptivus genomic DNA:
AGGCGTGGGATCGGGTGCGCGCCGCCGCTCATCCTCATCTGGGCGTGATGCTGGACAGTTTTCACGTTTTGGCGCAAGGGGAGGGGGCGCGTGAAATCATGGCCATCCCGGCCGACAAGCTCTACTTTATTCAAATGGCGGATGCCGCCGCCCGGCCCTCGCCGACCATGCCGGTCGATCAATGGAGCCGGCACCACCGCTGTTTCCCCGGCAAAGGCACGCTGGCGGTGGCGGCGTTTGCCGCAGCGGCGCGGCGGGCCGGGTATCAGGGCGTCTGGTCGCTGGAGATTTTCAATGATCGTTACCGGCAGTCAGCGCCGGCGTCGGTGGCCGCGGAAGGTTTTGCGTCTTTACAGTGGTTGCAGCGGCAGGTAGAGGCCCTGGACTAACGCGATGCCCGCGCCTGTCGCCCTTACTGGTAAAACTGTTTTTTATAGGGTTATTCCGTTTGAAACCGGTAACACCGCCGCAGCGGTGCACCGCTGAGCATCGCGTCAAGATTTCACGCGGGCGCCGTAGGCGCCAGGCATCGGTGCGCCCGGCGGCAAGTTTGAACCACCTGGCTAATATCCTGGTCCGGCGGGGTAAATGCGCGTTTTTCGCGTCCCGCGCTGGCGCTAACCCGGCGAATTATTCTGTTTAGCCCTGCGGATAATGTCGGCCAGGCGGCGAAAAACGTTTGGCTTTATTCAGACGGAAGAGGGGATAACGCAGCGTTTTTTGCAACAATGACCAAACAATTAATCTACAGGGCGGCGATATAGCCAATAAGGAAAGTATTAATTAATTAACAGTCATTAATTGAATTGTAAATATCGAATTCAATTATTTTACATATTCATTAATTCATCATGGGGATGATTAAGGATAAAAAAAAGCCGCTTTTGCGCGGCTTTTTTTCTCTCATTGGGCAGTTCGGACGTTCAATAAATAACCAAATTAACTCTGCGCGCCGTTGGGAAGCACTCGGCGGGCTTCGCGGTAGCGGGTCTTCCAGTAACTTTCATTCAGACTAGATATCATTACGCCGCTGCTGGTGGACGCATGAACAAATTGATCGTTACCCAGATAAATGCCCACGTGGCGACCCGTTGAGCCGGCGCGGAACAGCACCAAATCGCCCGGACGCAGCTTACCGCGTTGAATTTTGGAACCTATTTCCCGCTGATCCAGCGTGGAACGCGGCAGGTCAAGGCCAAACTGTTCGCGGAACGTCATCTGCACGAAGCCAGAGCAATCAATGCCGCGTTTAGTACTGCCGCCGAGGCGGTAACGCACGCCTTTCCAATCGGCATATTGATCCATAATTTTGGATTTAATATCCACATTACGAACCATTTCTTCAAATTCATCCTGAGAGGCTTGCAGTAAAAAATGATTTGAATCGTTTACTGCACGCATGTCAGCGGTTTGTTTCGGACTATGAGAAGTACTGCAGGCGGATAGCATGGCCGCAACCGCCACTGCGGGGATGAGCCGCAGAACATATCTCAAGATAGGCTGAGATTTGACCATTATATGTGTTATCCCTTGAAGTCCTTAACGACAATGTCGTTATAAAATGCCAAACAATGAGAGTTAAGCGCGCGTCCTAATTGACCAGATTTCGTTCAGCAAATGTGTGGTATTACTCACACAATCGTTTCAAAGACCGAAAAATAACGGGCAGGACGTCGAGCGAATTCGAGGTTACCGTAATGAATAAAGGAAAGCGAGGATTTTTAGCCGTAATCTTATAACTTTTAATGATGTAATTATTTGTCAGCGTGCAGAGAATAACGTGGTGGAAATAATCGGCAGGGTTAGGCGAAATCGGCGCCGGCGCAGAGCGGTGGCGCGTGCGGCTGCATTTATCGGGGCGCAGCGTCGCGCCAGGCCGGTTGTTGGCGCGGCTGACACCCCTCGGCGGCGGATAATATTTTCTTATCCGTGCGGCTGGCGACGCCTGTTGAACTTCGCCGCGCGCGGCAGGTAGCGCTCAAGCCGCTTCACCAGCGCATCACAACCGCCGCCGGGCAGCCACAGCCCCAAGCCCACCAGAACAATGGACAGTGAACCGACCGCCACATCGGTGAACCAGTGCGCGCCGATAAGGATCCTCGGCGTCGAGAAGAGAAGTACAATCAGTACGCCCTGCAAAAACCCCTTACGGTCAAAGAAGTGCAGCATGAAGGCGGCGAAAATCATCAGCAGCATGCCGTGATCGCCCGGGAAGCTGTCGCTCGAATATTCTTTGGTGGGAATTTGCGTCAGTTCGGCGATGCTGACGACGCCGGGCGTGGCCTTGAAATAGCGCGACGGACTGACATGCGTCACCGGCACCAGATGGCCCAACTGGTTGAGCACCAGGGCGGTGATGATCATGGCCAGGCCAATGGCCAGCATGCGGCGGCGTCCGGCGGCATCGGCGCGCAGATAGTAACGCAAATAGACGATGCCCATCGCCAGCAATGAGCACAGATCAAACACGCGGTTGTTGGTAATAGCCAACAAATCGGCAAACAGCGGATGACGTACCGCCTGATGATTTACCGCATGATAGATGCCGCTGTCGAGTGCGAACCAGAAACCGTGATGCGCGGGCAGAAACCAGGAAAAAAACAACGCCACGCCGAGCAAGCTCAGCATCGCCATGGCCGGGAGGCGAGACATGGACCAAACCTTTCGCTAAACGAATAATCTTATTCAAATATAAGCGAGCTAACTTAAACGGAGTTTCAACAATGTACTCTGAAAGCGATTCCAGTCCGCGGCCTGGGGATGAATAAGCTCTATCCGGCTGTCCCTCGGCGGCTGCGGCAAGGTTTCGGTGTACAAATCATTACCCTGGCGGTTTATCCGCAGCGTGCCTTCGCTCACCCGCAGCACCCCTTTGATGCGTTCCACCGGCGCCAGACGCGTCCATTCCAACAGCCCCAAAGTGTCGAATTGGGTTTCACTATCAAATATCCAGCCACAGGCATAATAGCCCTCCCCCTGATTCAGCGCGCGGCGCCAGCCGTGATTGCCCGGCAGACGGAGCGCGGCCAGTCCGCTACGGGGGGCGGCGTGCTGATGTGCATGACCGGCGCCGGGCGCCGGCGCGCGCAGAATGGTCCTGGCGCGATCCAAAAGTGTCACCGGCACCTGTCCGCGGCTGACGGTGAACAGGTCTCGATCGTTCGCGCTGGCGCGGCGCCACGCCGCCAGCGTCTCCCGGTCCGCGTCGGTATAGGTTTCCTGCTTGTTGGCGATAATGATATCGGCCGCGGTCAACTGATCGCGGAAGTTGTCGTTGTCGCGATAGCGCGGCTGACTCAACTGTCGGGCGTCAAGCAGGCAGAGCGTGGCCCGCAGCGTAAGCCAGTTCTGATAGGTGTCCGAGGCCAGTAGGGCGAGGATTTGCGCGGGGTGGCCCAGACCGGTGGGCTCAATGAGTAGCCGATCGGGCCGGTTTCGCGTCAGCAGGGTATTGAGGCCGATTTGCAACGGCAGGCCGTTAACGCAGCACAGGCAGCCGCCGGGGATCTCTTTCAGCGTCGCGCCGCTGTCGGCGAGCAGGGCGCCGTCCACGCCGATTTCGCCGAACTCGTTGACCAGAATAGCCCACTTCTCGCCGCTGGGTTTCTGGCTAAGCAGATGCAATAACGTCGTGGTTTTCCCGCTGCCGAGAAAACCGGTTACCAAGGTGGTTTGGGTGGTCATGGCGGTTCCGCGTTAGTCGTTAAGAAGACCGGCGACCGTCGCCAGCGCACCGTGCTGCATCAGCGATCGGTAAGCCTCGGTGACCGCGGCGACAAATGTCGGATTTTCCGGCAGATCCTGGCCGAAAACGTTTCGCAACGCAAGCCATGCCCGCACCCGCCCCGGACCGTCTTCATGCCGGGCTGCGATGTCCGCCAGAGCGCTTTGCAGCGGGTCGCGGATATCGATAGGCTGCCCCCGCTCGTCAGTCCCGCCGGCATAGCGCATCCAGCCCGCCACCGCCAGCGTAAGCAGCGGGGCGCTGCTGCCGTGCCGTAAATGCCAACGCAGCGGATCGAGAATGCGCTGCGGCAGTTTTTGGCTACTGTCCATCGCGATTTGCCAGGTGCGATGCTTCAGGGCGGGGTTGGCAAAGCGCGTCAGCAACTGCCGGGCGTAGTCACCCGTGTCCACTCCCTCGATAGCCCGCAGGGTGGGCGCCTGTTCGTTGATCATCAATTTCTCGACCGCGGCGCGCAGCGTAGCGTCATTCATGCAGTCGCTGATATGGGGGTAGCCGGACAGATAGCCCAGCCAGGCGAGAAACGAATGGCTGCCGTTCAGCATCCGCAGCTTCATTTCTTCAAAGGGGGCCACATCGTCGACCAACTGGGCACCCGCCCGCTCCCACTGCGGGCGGCCGGCGACAAAGTGATCTTCAATCACCCATTGGATGAAGGGCTCACAGGCGATGGCGCACGGATCGCGCACGCCGAGCATCGCCGCCACGTCCGCCAGCACCTCCTCGCTGGCGGCGGGCACGATACGATCCACCATGGTGGCCGGGAAGGACGCGTGATCGGCTATCCAGCGGCCCAGCGCCGCATCCCGCGCCTGCGCTAACCCCAATACCGACGCGCGCACCACCTGGCCGTTGCCGGGGATGTTATCGCAGGAGAGAACGGTAAAAGGCGCCAGACCGCGGCGATAGCGCAGGTTAAGCGCTTCCACCAGAATGCCGGGCACCGTACCAGGCGCGTGTGGCGCCGCCAAATCCGCGATCACCCCCGGGTGCGTGCGGTCGAGTTGACCGCTGCCTGGTTCAATGCAATAGCCTTTCTCGGTAATGGTCAGCGACACGATAGCCACCTGCGGCTCGGCCAGCTTCGCCAGCAGAGCGTCGATACCCTGTTCGGCAACGACCAGCGAGTCGCATACGGCGCCTATCACCCGCGCGCGCGCTCCGTCGGGGCCCTTGACCAGCACGGTGTAGAGATGATCCTGACGACGCAGCGCCTGCAACAGATCGGCGCTGTGCAGGCTAACCTCGCATATCCCCCAATCGCCGCCGTGCCGATTAAGCACCCGGTCGGTCATCACGCCCTGATGGGCGCGGTGGAACGCGCCAAAACCAATATGGACGATTCGTCCAGCAAGGCGATGACGATCGTAGCCCGGTTGCTGCACCTGTTCCGGTAGCGACACTGAGGCGATAGTTGGCATGGGGTGTCCTTAGTAGAGGGGCGCTCCCGGCAACGGCAGGGCCGAGGCGAAAGTGACTTTTTTGTTAACAGAGTAAACATGAAAAGTTAATGCTGCAAGCCGGACCGTTTAAAACCGCTCAATTGGTCAGGATAACGACGGCGTAAAGGGCAATAGGCGGTTAACCCGTCGCCCGGCAAGTTTAACCGCTATCAGAAGCGCGGGCCGGCGCGCTCTTTCGCCAAAGTTAATCGCGTGGCCGGGGGCAGGCCAATGTGCAGCGAAGGGTCGAGGTGGCGGGCGGGCCAATGTGCAGCGGAGGGGCGAGGTGGCGGGCGGGCCAATGCGCAGCGAAGGGGGACGAATCGCGAGCTCAGCCCTTACGCCAAGGCTAGCCGCCATAGCGTGCTTGACCGACGCGTTGTGCCAAGCCGGCGAACCGCGTTAATCTCATGCGTCGCGGTTTGCCGGCGCGGTCGGGTTAACCGATGCGGTCCGGTTAATCGGCGCGTCCCATGTAGCGGCGTTCCGCCACGTGGATCCGAATACGCTCGCCGCTGCTGAGGTATTCCGGCACCTGGATTACCAGACCGGTCGTCAGGGTGGCGGGTTTGGTGCGCGCGCTGGCGGAAGCCCCTTTAATGCCCGGCGTGGTATCGACGATATCCAGATCCACGGTCTGCGGCAGCTCCAGCGCCAGCACCGCACCCTCCATCGTCAGCACCTGCATGCCGGGAATACCGCCCTCAGGGATAAACAGCAGCTCATCTTCAATCTGATCTTTTTTGAAGATGTAGGGGGTGTAATCCTCGTCGTCCATAAAGATATATTCGTCGCCGTCCACATAGGAGAACGTCACCGAGCGCCGGGTCAAGGTGATGGTATCAAGGATGTCATCGCCTTTAAAACGCTCTTCAACCTTCAAACCGGTACGGACATCGGCGAAACGCATTTTATATAGCGTACTGGCGCCGCGCGCGCTGGGGCTTTGGATGTCGATATCTTTAACCAGCAATAATTTACCATTGTAATTTATCGCCATACCGCGCTTTATTTCATTAGCTCTAGCCATTAACAAGGACCTGTAGTGTATGTCGTGATCATGGCGACACCTTACCGTTGCCGTCGGCGCCGGGCAGAGGGGACTGAAGAGTGTCGCGGGGCTGCGGCGAATCTACATCACGAATGCGCCACATGCAATATCCGGCGCCGGCAATCATCAGCAACGACAGCGAAAAGACACTGTGAAATTGGCCGATTTCCGCGACCAGACCCGCCAGCGAGCCGGCGATAATCCAGCCCACCCGCCCGCTGTTGGTAAACAACGTTGTGGCGGCGCCGGCCTGACCGGGCATCAAATCCTGAAAATAGATCATGCCGATGCCGGCAAGAATGCCGATAAAGAGGGCATTCAGCCACTGCAACATCAGTAGCGCCGTGGGATCGCGCATTGTCAGCATGCCCAGGTAAAACAGCGCCCCGGCCACCACCGCCAGGCGCATCAAACGCCGCTTCCCCCAGCGCCGGCTCAGCCAACCGGCCAGCAGCATGGTGGGGATTTCCAGACCGGCGGCGGTGCCCATCATCACCCCGGCGGTTTTCTCCGGCAGATGCAGTTCGTGCAGGATGTACAGCGGCATATTGATCAGATACATGCAATTGCAGGTCCACATTAATGTACAGGCGCTGAACAGCCGTAGCGTATCCTGCCGGTTGCGGCGCGGCGCCTCCAGTACTTCGCGGGCCTGCCGCTGCGTTTTTCGCATAGAAGGCAACATCAGCCAGACTAGGGCGCCGCAGAGCAGAAACGTCGCGCCGGCCATCAGATACATGGTTTTGAAGCCGAATCCCATCACCAGCGCGAACGCCAGCGGCGGACCGATGACCCAGGCCAGCGAAACCTGCGCGCGCAGCACCGAACTGAACATGACCGCTTCACGGCCGGTATTATCCGCATGTTCGCGTGCCAGGGCGAAAAGCTGCGGGTTGGCGGTGGAGCCAAAGCTGGTCAGCAGCACGCCCAGGCCCAGCAGCAGATAATAGTTGCGATCGTAAGCGAACAGCACGCAACCCAGCGCGCCCAGCAAGCAGCAATTAAAAATCAAAATCTTGCGATCGCCATGTTTGTCGGAATGGACGGCAAGGAATTGGCTGACGAAAATACCGATTACGGCGCTGCCGGTATAAAACAGGCCGACCATAAACGGACGGGCCTCAACTTCCTGCGATAAAAATAGGCTAAGCGTAGGGAGCTGGAGCGCACCGGCAATTCCGGTGAGAAAGGCTATCGCCAGAAAGGCCGCAGAGGTCATATCCGGCCGGCGTCGCGCCAGGGCGACAGAGGTAGGTATCATGAATAACGTTCGGGTAAAGGACGGGGACGGGCGCATCATACGCCGATGGCGGCAAAACAAAATAGCGCCAGAAAAAAAAGGTCGGGGCAACCTCGGTCGGTCGACGAGATACGGTGGGAAAAAAACGAGAGGCGTTTTTCTCCTTCAGCGCGGCTTCAGCCGACGCGTCAAATAACGGGCCGCCGTGAAGCAAAATGTGCGGGGCATCAAAGATTCATCATGAAATAGACGCGAACCCTTGCATTAAGCATCAACTGGTTTCACACTTCCTTGAAACGTTTCAGCGTGGCTTTTCGGTAGATAAACCAGAAGTCACGCGTTTTTTAACTCAATTAGCTGAAACGATTCAACTTCAGCCATTCAGCAGGTGAGGAGAACTATGTTCGAGCTGTCATTAAATGACATCCATCCCGGCGCCAAGGCCGAGAATAAAGAGCAGGCCATTCGTCAGGCCGCGGACGCGCTGACGCAGGCGGGTTGCGTTAGCGATGGCTATCTGGCGGGCATGTTGGAGCGGGAAACCCAAACGTCGACCTTTCTGGGAAACGGTATCGCTATTCCCCACGGCACCACGGCGACCCGCCATCTGGTACAAAATACCGGTGTGCAGGTCTTTCAGTATCCGCAGGGGATTGACTGGGGTGAAGGACAGACGGCCTATGTGGTCATCGGTATTGCCGCGCGTTCCGACGAGCATCTTGCCCTGCTGCGGCAGTTGACCCATGTGCTAAGCGATGAATCCCTGGCGGCGCGTCTGGCGAAAACCAACTCGGCCGAGGAATTGCGCAGCGTACTGATGGGCGAGCAGCAGCCCGCGGCGTTTTTGTTTGACAGCTCAACCTTACTATTAGATATCGCCGCCGGCGATCTGATGACGCTGAAAGCGCTTAACGCCGGTTTGCTTCAGCGCCTCGGCGCCGTGGAGCCCCGTTTTGTCAGCAACGTTATCGCCAGCCCGCCGCTTCATCTGGGACAGGGCGTTTGGCTGGACGATAGTGCGCAGGGCAATGTTATCAGCGCCGTCGCCATTAGCCGTCCGGCAAGTGCTTTCCAGCAGGATGGCGTGCCGGTCATGATGCTGATAACCGTGGCGGTGGCGGACGACCAACCGCTGCCGGTGCTGGACTACCTTGCCGCGCTACTGCGCCAGCAGCGCGCCGCTAGGCTGGCCGACGCCGACGCGCCGACGCTGCTGGCGCTGCTAACCAGCGAGGTGCCGGAGCAGGCGAATCAGCTGACCGCTGAATTCGTGGTGCGTAACGAGCACGGGCTCCATGCTCGGCCGGGCACGGCACTGGTGAGCGTGATTAAACAGTTCGACAGCGCCGTTACCGTCACCAATCTCGATGGCAGCGGCAAGCCCGCCAATGGGCGCAGTTTGATGAAAGTAGTGGCGCTCGGCGTCAAAAAAGGTCACAAATTACGCTTTACCGCTGAAGGCAATGATGCCGAACAGGCGCTGCAGGCAATAGGCGAGGCCATTGCCTCGGGTCTCGGGGAGGGAGAGGCATGAGCAGACGCGTAGCAACGATTACGCTAAATCCGGCTTACGATTTGGTGGGTTTTTGCCCGGAAATCGAGCGTGGCGAAGTCAACCTGGTACAAACCACCGGGCTGCACGCCGCGGGCAAAGGGATTAACGTCGCTAAAGTTCTGAAAGATCTGGGCATCGACGTGACCGTTGGCGGTTTTTTGGGGAAAGAAAATCAGGACGGCTTCCAACTGCTGTTTAGCGATCTGGGCATTGCCAATCGGTTTCAGGTAGTGCAGGGCCGGACGCGTATCAATGTCAAATTGACCGAAAAAGACGGCGATGTTACCGACTTTAATTTCTCGGGGTTCACGGTCACGCCGCAGGATTGGGATCGATTTGTCAACGACTCGCTCACCTGGCTGGGCCAGTTCGATATGGTGGCGGTCAGCGGCAGTCTGCCCGCCGGCGTGGCGCCGGCGGCCTTCACCGACTGGATGG
This region includes:
- the mepS gene encoding bifunctional murein DD-endopeptidase/murein LD-carboxypeptidase → MVKSQPILRYVLRLIPAVAVAAMLSACSTSHSPKQTADMRAVNDSNHFLLQASQDEFEEMVRNVDIKSKIMDQYADWKGVRYRLGGSTKRGIDCSGFVQMTFREQFGLDLPRSTLDQREIGSKIQRGKLRPGDLVLFRAGSTGRHVGIYLGNDQFVHASTSSGVMISSLNESYWKTRYREARRVLPNGAQS
- a CDS encoding sugar efflux transporter, yielding MIPTSVALARRRPDMTSAAFLAIAFLTGIAGALQLPTLSLFLSQEVEARPFMVGLFYTGSAVIGIFVSQFLAVHSDKHGDRKILIFNCCLLGALGCVLFAYDRNYYLLLGLGVLLTSFGSTANPQLFALAREHADNTGREAVMFSSVLRAQVSLAWVIGPPLAFALVMGFGFKTMYLMAGATFLLCGALVWLMLPSMRKTQRQAREVLEAPRRNRQDTLRLFSACTLMWTCNCMYLINMPLYILHELHLPEKTAGVMMGTAAGLEIPTMLLAGWLSRRWGKRRLMRLAVVAGALFYLGMLTMRDPTALLMLQWLNALFIGILAGIGMIYFQDLMPGQAGAATTLFTNSGRVGWIIAGSLAGLVAEIGQFHSVFSLSLLMIAGAGYCMWRIRDVDSPQPRDTLQSPLPGADGNGKVSP
- a CDS encoding CobW family GTP-binding protein, producing MTTQTTLVTGFLGSGKTTTLLHLLSQKPSGEKWAILVNEFGEIGVDGALLADSGATLKEIPGGCLCCVNGLPLQIGLNTLLTRNRPDRLLIEPTGLGHPAQILALLASDTYQNWLTLRATLCLLDARQLSQPRYRDNDNFRDQLTAADIIIANKQETYTDADRETLAAWRRASANDRDLFTVSRGQVPVTLLDRARTILRAPAPGAGHAHQHAAPRSGLAALRLPGNHGWRRALNQGEGYYACGWIFDSETQFDTLGLLEWTRLAPVERIKGVLRVSEGTLRINRQGNDLYTETLPQPPRDSRIELIHPQAADWNRFQSTLLKLRLS
- the yeiP gene encoding elongation factor P-like protein YeiP encodes the protein MARANEIKRGMAINYNGKLLLVKDIDIQSPSARGASTLYKMRFADVRTGLKVEERFKGDDILDTITLTRRSVTFSYVDGDEYIFMDDEDYTPYIFKKDQIEDELLFIPEGGIPGMQVLTMEGAVLALELPQTVDLDIVDTTPGIKGASASARTKPATLTTGLVIQVPEYLSSGERIRIHVAERRYMGRAD
- a CDS encoding mannitol dehydrogenase family protein, with translation MPTIASVSLPEQVQQPGYDRHRLAGRIVHIGFGAFHRAHQGVMTDRVLNRHGGDWGICEVSLHSADLLQALRRQDHLYTVLVKGPDGARARVIGAVCDSLVVAEQGIDALLAKLAEPQVAIVSLTITEKGYCIEPGSGQLDRTHPGVIADLAAPHAPGTVPGILVEALNLRYRRGLAPFTVLSCDNIPGNGQVVRASVLGLAQARDAALGRWIADHASFPATMVDRIVPAASEEVLADVAAMLGVRDPCAIACEPFIQWVIEDHFVAGRPQWERAGAQLVDDVAPFEEMKLRMLNGSHSFLAWLGYLSGYPHISDCMNDATLRAAVEKLMINEQAPTLRAIEGVDTGDYARQLLTRFANPALKHRTWQIAMDSSQKLPQRILDPLRWHLRHGSSAPLLTLAVAGWMRYAGGTDERGQPIDIRDPLQSALADIAARHEDGPGRVRAWLALRNVFGQDLPENPTFVAAVTEAYRSLMQHGALATVAGLLND
- a CDS encoding phosphatase PAP2 family protein; the protein is MSRLPAMAMLSLLGVALFFSWFLPAHHGFWFALDSGIYHAVNHQAVRHPLFADLLAITNNRVFDLCSLLAMGIVYLRYYLRADAAGRRRMLAIGLAMIITALVLNQLGHLVPVTHVSPSRYFKATPGVVSIAELTQIPTKEYSSDSFPGDHGMLLMIFAAFMLHFFDRKGFLQGVLIVLLFSTPRILIGAHWFTDVAVGSLSIVLVGLGLWLPGGGCDALVKRLERYLPRAAKFNRRRQPHG
- the fruB gene encoding fused PTS fructose transporter subunit IIA/HPr protein, which produces MFELSLNDIHPGAKAENKEQAIRQAADALTQAGCVSDGYLAGMLERETQTSTFLGNGIAIPHGTTATRHLVQNTGVQVFQYPQGIDWGEGQTAYVVIGIAARSDEHLALLRQLTHVLSDESLAARLAKTNSAEELRSVLMGEQQPAAFLFDSSTLLLDIAAGDLMTLKALNAGLLQRLGAVEPRFVSNVIASPPLHLGQGVWLDDSAQGNVISAVAISRPASAFQQDGVPVMMLITVAVADDQPLPVLDYLAALLRQQRAARLADADAPTLLALLTSEVPEQANQLTAEFVVRNEHGLHARPGTALVSVIKQFDSAVTVTNLDGSGKPANGRSLMKVVALGVKKGHKLRFTAEGNDAEQALQAIGEAIASGLGEGEA